One stretch of Mus pahari chromosome 5, PAHARI_EIJ_v1.1, whole genome shotgun sequence DNA includes these proteins:
- the Slc23a3 gene encoding solute carrier family 23 member 3 isoform X1, translating into MSRSLLHPIPLLSVGSQDTPASLPPLLPPLQNPSSSSWASRCGPSTWGLSCLLALQHFLVLASLLWASHLLLLHGLPPGGLSYPPAQLLASSFFSCGLSTVLQTWMGSRLPLIQAPSLEFLIPALVLTNQKLPLTTKTPGNASLSLRLCSLTRSCHDPELWNTSLREVSGAVVVSGLLQGTIGLLGVPGRVFPHCGPLVLAPSLVVAGLSAHKEVAQFCSAHWGLALLLILLMVVCSQHLGSCQIPLCSWRPSSTSTHVYIPVFRLCSVLAPVACVWLISAFVGMSVIPLQLSEPSDAPWFWLPHPGEWEWPLLTPRALAAGISMALAASTSSLGCYALCGQLLRLSPPPPHACSRGLSLEGLGSVLAGLLGSPLGTASSFPNVGTVSLFQTGSRRVAHLVGLFCMGLGLSPRLAQLFTNIPLPVLGGVLGVTQAVVLSAGFSSFHLADIDSGRNVFIVGFSIFMALLLPRWLREAPVLLNTGWSPLDMFLRSLLAEPIFLAGLLGFLLENTISGTRTERGLDQRLPTSFTAQEIQMLQQSRKKAAQEYGLPLPIKNLCSCIPQPLHCLCPMSEGSGDEGGSSKTGETADLLPNSGESYSTASREGVRSQ; encoded by the exons ATGAGCCGATCACTTCTCCATCCCATTCCACTTCTATCTGTGGGCTCCCAGGATACCCCTGCTTCCCTGCCACCACTGCTACCCCCACTCCAGAATCCCTCGTCCAGTTCTTGGGCCTCTCGGTGTGGGCCTTCCACCTGGGGGCTCAGCTGTCTTCTGGCTCTACag CATTTCCTGGTCTTGGCATCTCTGCTCTGGGCCTCCCACCTGCTGCTGCTTCATGGTCTTCCCCCAGGAGGGCTCTCATACCCACCCGCTCAGCTCCTGGCTTCCAGTTTCTTTTCATGTGGCCTGTCTACGGTCCTGCAGACTTGGATGGGCAGCAG GCTACCTCTAATCCAGGCTCCGTCCCTAGAGTTTCTTATCCCCGCACTGGTGCTGACAAACCAGAAGCTACCTCTGACGACCAAGACACCTGGAAATG CCTCCCTCTCACTGCGCCTCTGTAGTTTGACAAGAAGCTGTCATGACCCGGAGCTCTGGAACACTTCTCTCCGAGAG GTGtcaggggcagtggtggtgtcCGGGCTGCTGCAGGGCACTATAGGACTTCTAGGGGTGCCTGGCCGTGTGTTCCCCCACTGTGGGCCACTGGTGCTGGCTCCCAGCCTGGTTGTGGCAGGGCTCTCTGCCCACAAGGAGGTGGCCCAGTTCTGTTCTGCTCACTGGGGCCTGGCCTTGCT gCTCATCCTGCTCATGGTGGTATGCTCGCAGCACTTGGGTTCATGCCAGATACCCCTTTGCTCCTGGAGGCCATCTTCAACTTCAACTCACGTTTATATTCCCGTCTTCCGACTCTGTTCG GTACTTGCCCCTGTGGCCTGTGTGTGGCTCATCTCTGCCTTTGTGGGTATGAGTGTTATCCCCCTGCAGCTGTCTGAGCCGTCGGATGCACCTTGGTTTTGGCTGCCACACCCAG gtgAGTGGGAATGGCCCTTGCTGACACCCAGGGCCCTGGCTGCAGGCATCTCCATGGCTTTGGCAGCCTCCACCAGCTCCTTGGGCTGCTATGCTCTGTGTGGCCAGCTGCTGCGTTTGTCTCCTCCGCCACCACATGCCTGCAGTCGAGGGCTGAGCCTGGAGGGACTGGGCAGTGTGCTGGCAGGGTTGCTGGGGAGCCCCCTGGGCACTGCATCCAGCTTCCCCAACGTAGGCACAGTGAGTCTTTTCCAG ACTGGCTCTCGGAGAGTGGCCCACCTAGTGGGGCTGTTCTGCATGGGGCTTGGGCTCTCCCCAAGGCTGGCTCAGCTATTTACCAACATCCCACTGCCTGTGCTCG GTGGGGTACTGGGAGTGACCCAGGCTGTAGTTCTGTCTGCTGGATTCTCCAGCTTTCACCTGGCTGACATTGACTCTGGGCGAAATGTCTTCATCGTGGGCTTCTCCATCTTCATGGCCTTGCTTTTGCCAAGGTGGCTCAGGGAAGCCCCAGTCCTACTCAACACAG GTTGGAGCCCCCTGGATATGTTTCTTCGTTCTTTGCTGGCAGAACCCATTTTCTTAGCTGGTCTACTGGGCTTTCTCCTAGAAAACACCATATCTG GTACACGGACTGAGAGAGGCTTAGATCAGAGGCTGCCAACTTCTTTCACTGCCCAAGAAATTCAAATGCTTCAGCAATCCAGGAAGAAGGCTGCTCAAGAGTATGGGCTTCCTTTACCCATCAAAAACCTGTGTTCCTGCATCCCACAGCCTCTCCACTGCCTCTGTCCAATGTCTGAAGGCTCTGGGGATGAAGGAGGATCCTCTAAAACAGGAGAGACAGCCGACTTGTTGCCTAACTCTGGGGAATCGTACTCCACAGCTAGCAGAGAAGGGGTTAGGTCCCAGTAA
- the Slc23a3 gene encoding solute carrier family 23 member 3 isoform X2, which translates to MSRSLLHPIPLLSVGSQDTPASLPPLLPPLQNPSSSSWASRCGPSTWGLSCLLALQHFLVLASLLWASHLLLLHGLPPGGLSYPPAQLLASSFFSCGLSTVLQTWMGSRLPLIQAPSLEFLIPALVLTNQKLPLTTKTPGNASLSLRLCSLTRSCHDPELWNTSLREVSGAVVVSGLLQGTIGLLGVPGRVFPHCGPLVLAPSLVVAGLSAHKEVAQFCSAHWGLALLTWVHARYPFAPGGHLQLQLTFIFPSSDSVRNCLSRRMHLGFGCHTQTGSRRVAHLVGLFCMGLGLSPRLAQLFTNIPLPVLGGVLGVTQAVVLSAGFSSFHLADIDSGRNVFIVGFSIFMALLLPRWLREAPVLLNTGWSPLDMFLRSLLAEPIFLAGLLGFLLENTISGTRTERGLDQRLPTSFTAQEIQMLQQSRKKAAQEYGLPLPIKNLCSCIPQPLHCLCPMSEGSGDEGGSSKTGETADLLPNSGESYSTASREGVRSQ; encoded by the exons ATGAGCCGATCACTTCTCCATCCCATTCCACTTCTATCTGTGGGCTCCCAGGATACCCCTGCTTCCCTGCCACCACTGCTACCCCCACTCCAGAATCCCTCGTCCAGTTCTTGGGCCTCTCGGTGTGGGCCTTCCACCTGGGGGCTCAGCTGTCTTCTGGCTCTACag CATTTCCTGGTCTTGGCATCTCTGCTCTGGGCCTCCCACCTGCTGCTGCTTCATGGTCTTCCCCCAGGAGGGCTCTCATACCCACCCGCTCAGCTCCTGGCTTCCAGTTTCTTTTCATGTGGCCTGTCTACGGTCCTGCAGACTTGGATGGGCAGCAG GCTACCTCTAATCCAGGCTCCGTCCCTAGAGTTTCTTATCCCCGCACTGGTGCTGACAAACCAGAAGCTACCTCTGACGACCAAGACACCTGGAAATG CCTCCCTCTCACTGCGCCTCTGTAGTTTGACAAGAAGCTGTCATGACCCGGAGCTCTGGAACACTTCTCTCCGAGAG GTGtcaggggcagtggtggtgtcCGGGCTGCTGCAGGGCACTATAGGACTTCTAGGGGTGCCTGGCCGTGTGTTCCCCCACTGTGGGCCACTGGTGCTGGCTCCCAGCCTGGTTGTGGCAGGGCTCTCTGCCCACAAGGAGGTGGCCCAGTTCTGTTCTGCTCACTGGGGCCTGGCCTTGCT CACTTGGGTTCATGCCAGATACCCCTTTGCTCCTGGAGGCCATCTTCAACTTCAACTCACGTTTATATTCCCGTCTTCCGACTCTGTTCG AAA CTGTCTGAGCCGTCGGATGCACCTTGGTTTTGGCTGCCACACCCAG ACTGGCTCTCGGAGAGTGGCCCACCTAGTGGGGCTGTTCTGCATGGGGCTTGGGCTCTCCCCAAGGCTGGCTCAGCTATTTACCAACATCCCACTGCCTGTGCTCG GTGGGGTACTGGGAGTGACCCAGGCTGTAGTTCTGTCTGCTGGATTCTCCAGCTTTCACCTGGCTGACATTGACTCTGGGCGAAATGTCTTCATCGTGGGCTTCTCCATCTTCATGGCCTTGCTTTTGCCAAGGTGGCTCAGGGAAGCCCCAGTCCTACTCAACACAG GTTGGAGCCCCCTGGATATGTTTCTTCGTTCTTTGCTGGCAGAACCCATTTTCTTAGCTGGTCTACTGGGCTTTCTCCTAGAAAACACCATATCTG GTACACGGACTGAGAGAGGCTTAGATCAGAGGCTGCCAACTTCTTTCACTGCCCAAGAAATTCAAATGCTTCAGCAATCCAGGAAGAAGGCTGCTCAAGAGTATGGGCTTCCTTTACCCATCAAAAACCTGTGTTCCTGCATCCCACAGCCTCTCCACTGCCTCTGTCCAATGTCTGAAGGCTCTGGGGATGAAGGAGGATCCTCTAAAACAGGAGAGACAGCCGACTTGTTGCCTAACTCTGGGGAATCGTACTCCACAGCTAGCAGAGAAGGGGTTAGGTCCCAGTAA